From Roseburia hominis, the proteins below share one genomic window:
- the radC gene encoding DNA repair protein RadC codes for MNQKSTMKEMLADERPYEKCERFGAGSLTNIELLAVLLRSGTRGMNSLELARKLLYPEEGRGQDGMVHLQSWTKEELLRIPGIGKVKAIQILCICELSKRLSQMAAVNGLDFGKPAAVARYYMEDMRHRRQEYMKLVMLNTRSRFLGDSEISKGTVNMSVITPRELFVEALQKNAVYIILLHNHPGGDPTPSKDDILMTRRIRDAGRLIGIELLDHIIIGDNRYISLREDGYLDEKAADRKES; via the coding sequence ATGAATCAAAAAAGTACCATGAAAGAGATGTTGGCAGATGAACGTCCATACGAGAAGTGTGAGCGTTTTGGGGCGGGCAGTTTAACAAATATTGAATTGCTTGCCGTTTTGCTGCGTAGCGGCACGCGGGGAATGAACTCGCTGGAGCTTGCAAGAAAGCTATTGTACCCGGAGGAAGGACGAGGGCAAGACGGGATGGTGCATCTGCAGAGTTGGACCAAGGAGGAACTGCTTCGGATTCCCGGTATCGGGAAGGTGAAAGCGATTCAGATCCTCTGTATTTGTGAACTGTCGAAGCGTTTGTCCCAGATGGCCGCGGTAAACGGGCTGGATTTTGGAAAACCGGCCGCAGTGGCCAGGTACTATATGGAGGATATGCGGCACCGCAGGCAGGAGTATATGAAACTGGTGATGCTCAACACCCGTTCACGTTTCCTGGGGGACAGTGAGATTTCCAAGGGAACGGTGAATATGTCTGTCATCACGCCGCGAGAATTATTTGTAGAGGCATTGCAAAAAAATGCGGTATATATTATACTGTTACACAATCATCCAGGGGGAGATCCGACTCCCAGTAAAGACGATATTCTGATGACCAGGAGGATCCGGGACGCAGGCCGTCTGATCGGGATCGAGCTCCTGGACCATATTATTATAGGAGATAACCGCTATATAAGTCTGAGGGAAGATGGATATCTGGACGAAAAAGCGGCGGATCGAAAGGAATCTTAA